A region of the Oceanispirochaeta sp. genome:
TTCCTCCCAGCATGGTTCCTGTACTTTCAATAGTTACCGAAACCATGACAGGGATATCCAGACTTTTTTCATCCAGGACTTCATAGCAAGTGACCAGCACCGTTTTAAGCTGCAGGATGTCCTGGGCTGTTTCCAGGAGAAGGAGGTCAACACCTGCGTCTACCAAGGCTTCGATCTGTTCCTTATAGGAGGCAGCCAGTGCCTCCACTGTGATATGTCCCAGTGAGGGAAGCTTCGTCCCCGGGCCGACAGAACCGGCGACCCAGCCCGAACCGTGTTGTTCCACCGCTTTTTGTGCCGCCCTGACCGCGGCCGTGTTGATTTCTTTCACCCTGTCCTGCAGGCCGTACTCGCCCAGAACAATACTTGTGGCTCCAAAGCTGTTTGTTTCGATCACATCCGCACCGGCTTTCAGAAAACTCAGATGCATTTCGGTAATCCTGTCGGGAGCCGTCAGGCAGAGGTACTCGTTACAACCCTCATTGTCATCCCAGACTGAGTCGGGAAGGATCATGTTCTGGATACTCGTCCCGCAGGCTCCGTCCAGAATCAATAATTGTTTGTCTTTCAGATTCACTGAGAACTCCTCTCTTGTTTGTTGAGGCGGATGCCAATCCTTTCTACAGAAGGGATTCCGATGTGTTTCTAACTGTAAGAAGCCTCTGCTCTTATTAAATAATGCCGTAAGTATAATGATTCTCTTTGAAAAAATCCAAAGCCTGCATTTGATAAACCATCGGGAACTAAATTTTCCCGCGGGCCCTGTCTATCTGAATCTGATCTGCCAGGGATCTGAGACGGGGCATCGCGTGTCTGTAAAACTTCTTAAGACCTGAACAAAGGGTGGAGAGTCCGTCATTCTTCAGGCCTGTCCGGTGTTTCTGACAGTCTCCATAACAATAGGATAGCCATTCACAATTCCCGCATTGGTCCTGATAGTTCAACTTACCATTACCGAAGTCCCTGTAGGTCTGGTGGGTCAGGAATTGACTCCAGCCTTCGGTTTTAACATTTCCAAGTTTTAGTTCCTCCCTGACAAAAAAGTCACAGGGATAGACGGAGCCATCGTATTCAACCACAAAGTACTGACAGCAGTTTGTATCCATATCACATGTGGTGGGGCGGCCCAGTACCATCTTGTTTAAAAGGGAATCAAACATCCTGATGGATACTTCATAGCGGTTTTCATACCAGCGGTCAAAAATACCTATGAGAAAGTCTCCCCATCCTTCAGGACTC
Encoded here:
- a CDS encoding homocysteine S-methyltransferase family protein; this encodes MNLKDKQLLILDGACGTSIQNMILPDSVWDDNEGCNEYLCLTAPDRITEMHLSFLKAGADVIETNSFGATSIVLGEYGLQDRVKEINTAAVRAAQKAVEQHGSGWVAGSVGPGTKLPSLGHITVEALAASYKEQIEALVDAGVDLLLLETAQDILQLKTVLVTCYEVLDEKSLDIPVMVSVTIESTGTMLGGTDIAAAAAIIEPFPVLSFGLNCATGPEDMLSTIRWLSHNWPGRISCLPNQGLPQIVDGKTTYPMSPEAYARELKTFIGDWGVSLAGGCCGTTPQHIIALKKALAGTTPAKREVLP